Proteins from one Gorilla gorilla gorilla isolate KB3781 chromosome 11, NHGRI_mGorGor1-v2.1_pri, whole genome shotgun sequence genomic window:
- the CLK1 gene encoding dual specificity protein kinase CLK1 isoform X3 translates to MAAGRRPASALWPERRGSPLRGCLLGFQNVHEPRSCGETLSGMRHSKRTYCPDWDDKDWDYGKWRSSSSHKRRKRSHSSARENKRCKYNHSKMCDSHYLESRSINEKDYHSRRYIDEYRNDYTQGCEPGHRQRDHESRYQNHSSKSSGRSGRSSYKSKHRIHDSTSHRRSHGKSHRRKRTRSVEDDEEGHLICQSGDVLSARYEIVDTLGEGAFGKVVECIDHKAGGRHVAVKIVKNVDRYCEAARSEIQVLEHLNTTDPNSTFRCVQMLEWFEHHGHICIVFELLGLSTYDFIKENGFLPFRLDHIRKMAYQICKSVNFLHSNKLTHTDLKPENILFVQSDYTEAYNPKIKRDERTLINPDIKVVDFGSATYDDEHHSTLVSTRHYRAPEVILALGWSQPCDVWSIGCILIEYYLGFTVFPTHDSKEHLAMMERILGPLPKHMIQKTRKRKYFHHDRLDWDEHSSAGRYVSRRCKPLKEFMLSQDVEHECLFDLIQKMLEYDPAKRITLKEALKHPFFDLLKKSI, encoded by the exons ATGGCGGCTGGGCGGAGGCCGGCTTCGGCCCTGTGGCCGGAAAGGCGAGGCTCCCCGTTGAGGGGGTGTTTGCTGGGGTTCCAGAATGTGCATGAGCCACGCAGCTGTGGGGAAACGTTGTCTGGA ATGAGACACTCAAAGAGAACTTACTGTCCTGATTGGGATGACAAGGATTGGGATTATGGAAAATGGAGGAGCAGCAGCAGTcataaaagaaggaagagatcACATAGCAGTGCCCGGGAGAACAAGCGCTGCAAATACAATCACTCTAAAATGTGTGATAG ccATTATTTGGAAAGCAGGTCTATAAATGAGAAAGATTATCATAGTCGACGCTACATTGATGAGTACAGAAATGACTACACTCAAGGATGTGAACCTGGACATCGCCAAAGAGACCATGAAAGCCGGTATCAGAACCATAGTAGCAAGTCTTCTGGTAGAAGTGGAAGAAGTAGTTATAAAAGCAAACACAGGATTCACGACAGTACTTCACATCGTCGTTCACATGGG AAGAGTCACCGAAGGAAAAGAACCAGGAGTGTAGAGGATGATGAGGAGGGTCACCTGATCTGTCAGAGTGGAGACGTACTAAGTGCAAGAT aTGAAATTGTTGATACTTTAGGTGAAGGAGCTTTTGGAAAAGTTGTGGAGTGCATCGATCATAAAGC GGGAGGTAGACATGTAGcagtaaaaatagttaaaaatgtgGATAGATACTGTGAAGCTGCTCGCTCAGAAATACAAGTTCTGGAACACCTGAATACAACAGACCCCAACAGTACTTT cCGCTGTGTCCAGATGTTGGAATGGTTTGAGCATCATGGTCacatttgcattgtttttgaACTGCTGGGACTTAGTACTTACGACTTCATTAAAGAAAATGGTTTTCTACCATTTCGACTGGATCATATCAGAAAGATGGCATATCAGATATGCAAGTCTGTGAATT TTTTGCACAGTAATAAGTTGACTCACACAGACTTAAAGCCTGAAAACATCTTATTTGTGCAGTCTGACTACACAGAGGCGTATAATCCCAAAATA AAACGTGATGAACGCACCTTAATAAATCCAGATATTAAAGTTGTAGACTTTGGTAGTGCAACATATGATGACGAACATCACAGTACATTGGTATCTACAAGACATTATAGAGCACCTGAAGTTATTTTAG cCCTAGGGTGGTCCCAACCATGTGATGTCTGGAGTATAGGATGCATTCTTATTGAATACTATCTTGGGTTTACCGTATTTCCA acaCACGATAGTAAGGAGCATTTAGCAATGATGGAAAGGATTCTTGGACCTCTACCAAAACATATGATACAGAAAACCAG GAAACGTAAATATTTTCACCACGATCGATTAGACTGGGATGAACACAGTTCTGCCGGCAGATATGTTTCAAGACGCTGTAAACCTCTGAAA gaaTTTATGCTTTCTCAAGATGTTGAACATGAGTGTCTCTTTGACCTCATTCAGAAAATGTTGGAGTATGATCCAGCCAAAAGAATTACTCTCAAAGAAGCCTTAAAGCATCCTTTCTTTGACCTTCTGAAGAAAAGTATATAG
- the CLK1 gene encoding dual specificity protein kinase CLK1 isoform X2, which produces MLEWFEHHGHICIVFELLGLSTYDFIKENGFLPFRLDHIRKMAYQICKSVNFLHSNKLTHTDLKPENILFVQSDYTEAYNPKIKRDERTLINPDIKVVDFGSATYDDEHHSTLVSTRHYRAPEVILALGWSQPCDVWSIGCILIEYYLGFTVFPTHDSKEHLAMMERILGPLPKHMIQKTRKRKYFHHDRLDWDEHSSAGRYVSRRCKPLKEFMLSQDVEHECLFDLIQKMLEYDPAKRITLKEALKHPFFDLLKKSI; this is translated from the exons ATGTTGGAATGGTTTGAGCATCATGGTCacatttgcattgtttttgaACTGCTGGGACTTAGTACTTACGACTTCATTAAAGAAAATGGTTTTCTACCATTTCGACTGGATCATATCAGAAAGATGGCATATCAGATATGCAAGTCTGTGAATT TTTTGCACAGTAATAAGTTGACTCACACAGACTTAAAGCCTGAAAACATCTTATTTGTGCAGTCTGACTACACAGAGGCGTATAATCCCAAAATA AAACGTGATGAACGCACCTTAATAAATCCAGATATTAAAGTTGTAGACTTTGGTAGTGCAACATATGATGACGAACATCACAGTACATTGGTATCTACAAGACATTATAGAGCACCTGAAGTTATTTTAG cCCTAGGGTGGTCCCAACCATGTGATGTCTGGAGTATAGGATGCATTCTTATTGAATACTATCTTGGGTTTACCGTATTTCCA acaCACGATAGTAAGGAGCATTTAGCAATGATGGAAAGGATTCTTGGACCTCTACCAAAACATATGATACAGAAAACCAG GAAACGTAAATATTTTCACCACGATCGATTAGACTGGGATGAACACAGTTCTGCCGGCAGATATGTTTCAAGACGCTGTAAACCTCTGAAA gaaTTTATGCTTTCTCAAGATGTTGAACATGAGTGTCTCTTTGACCTCATTCAGAAAATGTTGGAGTATGATCCAGCCAAAAGAATTACTCTCAAAGAAGCCTTAAAGCATCCTTTCTTTGACCTTCTGAAGAAAAGTATATAG
- the CLK1 gene encoding dual specificity protein kinase CLK1 isoform X1 produces the protein MRHSKRTYCPDWDDKDWDYGKWRSSSSHKRRKRSHSSARENKRCKYNHSKMCDSHYLESRSINEKDYHSRRYIDEYRNDYTQGCEPGHRQRDHESRYQNHSSKSSGRSGRSSYKSKHRIHDSTSHRRSHGKSHRRKRTRSVEDDEEGHLICQSGDVLSARYEIVDTLGEGAFGKVVECIDHKAGGRHVAVKIVKNVDRYCEAARSEIQVLEHLNTTDPNSTFRCVQMLEWFEHHGHICIVFELLGLSTYDFIKENGFLPFRLDHIRKMAYQICKSVNFLHSNKLTHTDLKPENILFVQSDYTEAYNPKIKRDERTLINPDIKVVDFGSATYDDEHHSTLVSTRHYRAPEVILALGWSQPCDVWSIGCILIEYYLGFTVFPTHDSKEHLAMMERILGPLPKHMIQKTRKRKYFHHDRLDWDEHSSAGRYVSRRCKPLKEFMLSQDVEHECLFDLIQKMLEYDPAKRITLKEALKHPFFDLLKKSI, from the exons ATGAGACACTCAAAGAGAACTTACTGTCCTGATTGGGATGACAAGGATTGGGATTATGGAAAATGGAGGAGCAGCAGCAGTcataaaagaaggaagagatcACATAGCAGTGCCCGGGAGAACAAGCGCTGCAAATACAATCACTCTAAAATGTGTGATAG ccATTATTTGGAAAGCAGGTCTATAAATGAGAAAGATTATCATAGTCGACGCTACATTGATGAGTACAGAAATGACTACACTCAAGGATGTGAACCTGGACATCGCCAAAGAGACCATGAAAGCCGGTATCAGAACCATAGTAGCAAGTCTTCTGGTAGAAGTGGAAGAAGTAGTTATAAAAGCAAACACAGGATTCACGACAGTACTTCACATCGTCGTTCACATGGG AAGAGTCACCGAAGGAAAAGAACCAGGAGTGTAGAGGATGATGAGGAGGGTCACCTGATCTGTCAGAGTGGAGACGTACTAAGTGCAAGAT aTGAAATTGTTGATACTTTAGGTGAAGGAGCTTTTGGAAAAGTTGTGGAGTGCATCGATCATAAAGC GGGAGGTAGACATGTAGcagtaaaaatagttaaaaatgtgGATAGATACTGTGAAGCTGCTCGCTCAGAAATACAAGTTCTGGAACACCTGAATACAACAGACCCCAACAGTACTTT cCGCTGTGTCCAGATGTTGGAATGGTTTGAGCATCATGGTCacatttgcattgtttttgaACTGCTGGGACTTAGTACTTACGACTTCATTAAAGAAAATGGTTTTCTACCATTTCGACTGGATCATATCAGAAAGATGGCATATCAGATATGCAAGTCTGTGAATT TTTTGCACAGTAATAAGTTGACTCACACAGACTTAAAGCCTGAAAACATCTTATTTGTGCAGTCTGACTACACAGAGGCGTATAATCCCAAAATA AAACGTGATGAACGCACCTTAATAAATCCAGATATTAAAGTTGTAGACTTTGGTAGTGCAACATATGATGACGAACATCACAGTACATTGGTATCTACAAGACATTATAGAGCACCTGAAGTTATTTTAG cCCTAGGGTGGTCCCAACCATGTGATGTCTGGAGTATAGGATGCATTCTTATTGAATACTATCTTGGGTTTACCGTATTTCCA acaCACGATAGTAAGGAGCATTTAGCAATGATGGAAAGGATTCTTGGACCTCTACCAAAACATATGATACAGAAAACCAG GAAACGTAAATATTTTCACCACGATCGATTAGACTGGGATGAACACAGTTCTGCCGGCAGATATGTTTCAAGACGCTGTAAACCTCTGAAA gaaTTTATGCTTTCTCAAGATGTTGAACATGAGTGTCTCTTTGACCTCATTCAGAAAATGTTGGAGTATGATCCAGCCAAAAGAATTACTCTCAAAGAAGCCTTAAAGCATCCTTTCTTTGACCTTCTGAAGAAAAGTATATAG